One region of Paenibacillus sp. genomic DNA includes:
- a CDS encoding M48 family metallopeptidase — translation MRKALEAELKDWLEPGERLIKGQFRLRPETYAHSEANRALQEYMELVPHRQSLLTYYRQMEQGANFPDLLGKTAEAGPKQFARVYRMTEQLSRLLGVPTPRVFIYEELYYRSHTEGVDFQWIELSSALVEEFTNDELAFILGRELGHIQGRHFEYDAIYQAAVKTSQFAERIPFVNIMNKLYTLDIYQEYLKAYANRWKRIATYSEDACGLLCSGSIAASVAAVKKLVLNNPALVDEVDLTSFVAQSDDIAELDTTVMKYTKLDEPLPYAPHRLLELIRFGSSARAKRALFQIRISEEERRS, via the coding sequence ATGCGAAAGGCTCTTGAGGCCGAATTGAAGGATTGGTTGGAACCCGGGGAAAGGTTGATAAAGGGCCAATTCCGGCTCCGTCCGGAAACGTACGCTCATTCCGAAGCGAATCGGGCGCTGCAAGAGTATATGGAGCTCGTTCCGCATCGTCAATCGTTATTAACCTACTACCGACAGATGGAGCAAGGAGCGAATTTTCCGGATCTGCTCGGCAAGACGGCGGAAGCAGGACCAAAGCAGTTCGCTAGAGTATATCGGATGACGGAACAGCTGTCGCGTCTGCTGGGCGTTCCGACGCCTCGAGTGTTTATTTATGAGGAATTGTATTACCGTTCTCATACCGAAGGCGTCGACTTCCAATGGATCGAATTGAGCTCGGCGCTCGTCGAAGAGTTTACGAACGACGAATTGGCGTTCATTCTCGGCAGGGAGCTCGGGCATATCCAAGGGCGCCATTTTGAGTATGACGCGATCTACCAAGCGGCGGTCAAGACGTCCCAGTTCGCGGAGCGAATCCCTTTCGTCAATATTATGAACAAGCTGTATACGCTTGATATTTATCAGGAGTATTTAAAGGCCTACGCGAACCGCTGGAAGCGGATCGCCACATACTCCGAGGACGCCTGCGGCCTGCTGTGCTCAGGCTCGATAGCGGCGTCGGTAGCGGCGGTGAAAAAGCTGGTGCTGAACAACCCCGCGCTTGTCGACGAAGTGGATTTGACCTCGTTCGTTGCCCAGTCCGACGACATCGCGGAGCTCGACACGACGGTAATGAAATACACGAAGTTGGACGAGCCGCTGCCGTATGCGCCGCACAGATTGTTGGAGCTCATTCGTTTCGGAAGCTCCGCGCGGGCGAAACGCGCGCTCTTCCAAATCCGAATTTCCGAGGAGGAACGGCGGTCATGA
- a CDS encoding ABC transporter ATP-binding protein, with the protein MTAALQAAGPKQIEIAGLGKTYRARKAAYEALKGIDLTIGKNEFLTLLGPSGCGKSTLLRILAGLEDATEGELRLEGESIVGPGADRGMVFQGYTLFPWLNVRQNIEYGPKLNGTPLLERRQISDYYLKMIKLEKFATAFPKQLSGGMKQRVAIARALANKPKVLLMDEPFGALDAQTKLEMQELLLEVWEKEKTTVVFITHDIEEAVFLSQRICVMGANPGRIISEHRVEFPGVRSEATRQLPEFLALKKELQALLKH; encoded by the coding sequence ATGACGGCTGCACTGCAAGCGGCGGGACCGAAGCAAATCGAAATCGCCGGTCTCGGCAAAACGTACCGCGCCCGCAAAGCGGCGTACGAAGCGCTGAAGGGCATCGATCTCACGATCGGAAAGAACGAATTTCTGACGCTGCTCGGCCCTTCGGGCTGCGGCAAATCGACGCTGCTGCGCATCTTGGCGGGGCTCGAAGACGCGACGGAAGGGGAGCTGCGGCTCGAGGGCGAGTCCATCGTCGGCCCGGGCGCGGACCGCGGCATGGTGTTCCAAGGGTACACGCTGTTCCCGTGGCTGAACGTCCGGCAAAACATCGAGTACGGCCCTAAACTGAACGGCACCCCGCTGCTGGAGCGCCGGCAGATCTCGGATTACTATTTGAAAATGATCAAGCTCGAAAAGTTCGCGACCGCGTTCCCGAAACAGCTGTCCGGCGGCATGAAGCAGCGTGTGGCCATCGCGCGGGCGCTGGCCAACAAGCCGAAAGTGCTCCTCATGGACGAACCGTTCGGCGCGCTCGACGCGCAGACGAAGCTGGAGATGCAAGAGCTGCTCCTCGAGGTGTGGGAGAAGGAGAAAACGACCGTCGTGTTCATCACCCACGATATCGAAGAAGCGGTGTTTTTGTCGCAGCGCATCTGCGTCATGGGAGCGAACCCGGGGCGCATCATCAGCGAGCATCGGGTCGAGTTCCCGGGGGTGAGATCGGAAGCGACGCGGCAGCTGCCCGAGTTTCTGGCGCTGAAGAAAGAGCTGCAGGCGCTGCTGAAGCATTAA
- a CDS encoding ABC transporter substrate-binding protein, which translates to MERTKTSTLRIVFAFITAIALILGGCSGKQAASSDEPLKIALSPWPGWFFWYVVEEKGFFDKHGVEVQLEWFPVYSDSLQALATGKVDANSQTLSDTLAPASKGIGLKAVLVNDNSFGGDAIVAKQEIGSIEELKGKTIATELGTVDHLLLLTALAEHGMSEGDVNYVNMTVNDAGPAFISGKTDASVLWEPFQTIAVKEGNGKILFSSKDTPGLIPDLLVFKEDVVESRPDDVQKVVDAWFDAVAWYADNEQEGLEIMAAKAETTVEDFKLGMESIKLFTLEDNLKAFEHGDTYESLHYTGQTTAEFLKNLDMLQDIPDLTKVLEPKFVQDLAER; encoded by the coding sequence ATGGAGAGGACCAAAACAAGCACGCTGCGGATCGTCTTTGCCTTCATAACGGCCATCGCGCTGATCTTGGGCGGATGCTCCGGCAAGCAGGCGGCATCGTCTGACGAACCGCTCAAAATCGCGCTCAGCCCTTGGCCGGGTTGGTTTTTCTGGTACGTCGTCGAAGAGAAGGGGTTCTTCGATAAACACGGCGTCGAGGTGCAGCTGGAATGGTTTCCGGTATACAGCGATTCGCTCCAAGCGCTGGCGACGGGCAAGGTGGACGCCAACAGCCAGACGCTCAGCGACACGCTGGCCCCCGCGTCCAAAGGGATCGGCCTGAAGGCGGTGCTCGTCAACGACAACTCGTTCGGCGGCGACGCGATCGTCGCGAAGCAAGAGATCGGGAGCATCGAGGAGTTGAAAGGGAAGACGATCGCGACCGAGCTCGGCACCGTCGACCATCTGCTGCTGCTGACCGCGCTGGCGGAGCACGGCATGTCGGAGGGCGACGTCAACTATGTGAACATGACGGTCAACGACGCGGGGCCTGCATTCATCAGCGGCAAGACGGACGCGTCGGTATTATGGGAGCCGTTCCAGACGATCGCGGTGAAAGAGGGCAACGGCAAAATTTTGTTCTCTTCGAAAGATACGCCCGGCCTGATTCCGGATTTGCTCGTATTCAAGGAAGACGTCGTCGAGAGCCGGCCGGACGACGTGCAGAAGGTGGTCGACGCCTGGTTCGACGCGGTCGCTTGGTACGCGGACAACGAACAGGAAGGGCTTGAAATCATGGCGGCGAAGGCCGAAACGACGGTCGAGGACTTCAAGCTCGGCATGGAAAGCATCAAGCTGTTTACGCTGGAGGATAACCTGAAGGCGTTCGAGCACGGCGACACGTACGAATCGCTGCATTACACCGGGCAAACGACGGCCGAATTTTTAAAAAATCTCGATATGCTGCAGGACATTCCGGATTTGACGAAGGTGCTGGAGCCGAAGTTCGTGCAAGACTTAGCGGAGAGGTGA
- a CDS encoding ABC transporter permease, with product MQIANGVTSVAKARGPKKMRIFKEIRPSLFTGLAISSFAVIVAIWSLISYLQLVNPVFLPQPHLVLLEMLHQLGTAEYWAHIGISVFRVSAGFLLACLIGIPIGILAGTFRVGSAVIEPPMEFIRYMPAVAFIPLLMVWVGIGEWAKILLIFIGCFFQLVLMVADVTRRVSLDLLQASFTLGASRWQAIETVLLPAIRPELVTTLRLILGWAWTYLVVAELVAVNSGLGYAIMKAQRFLNTEEIFVGIIVIGLLGLISDRIFAYLQKRLFPWA from the coding sequence ATGCAAATCGCAAACGGCGTGACGAGCGTCGCCAAGGCAAGGGGGCCGAAGAAAATGCGGATTTTTAAAGAGATTCGTCCTTCCCTGTTCACGGGCCTCGCCATCTCCTCCTTCGCAGTTATCGTGGCGATCTGGTCGCTGATCAGCTACTTGCAGCTGGTCAACCCCGTGTTTTTGCCGCAGCCGCACCTCGTGCTGTTAGAGATGCTGCATCAGCTCGGCACGGCGGAATATTGGGCGCATATCGGCATCAGCGTATTCCGCGTCAGCGCGGGCTTCCTGCTCGCCTGCCTGATCGGCATCCCGATCGGCATTCTGGCGGGGACGTTCCGGGTCGGCTCGGCGGTCATCGAACCGCCGATGGAATTCATCCGCTACATGCCGGCGGTCGCCTTCATCCCGCTGCTTATGGTGTGGGTCGGCATCGGCGAATGGGCGAAAATTTTGCTCATCTTCATCGGCTGCTTCTTCCAGCTCGTGCTGATGGTCGCGGACGTGACGAGGCGCGTGTCGCTCGATCTGCTGCAGGCGTCGTTCACGCTGGGCGCGAGCCGCTGGCAGGCGATCGAGACGGTGCTGCTGCCGGCGATTCGTCCCGAGCTCGTGACGACCCTTCGCCTCATTCTCGGCTGGGCGTGGACGTACCTCGTCGTCGCCGAGCTGGTGGCGGTCAACAGCGGCCTCGGTTACGCGATCATGAAGGCGCAGCGGTTCCTTAATACCGAAGAAATTTTCGTCGGCATCATCGTGATCGGCCTGCTGGGCCTGATCAGCGACCGAATTTTCGCATACTTGCAAAAACGATTATTCCCTTGGGCGTAA
- a CDS encoding class I SAM-dependent DNA methyltransferase, which produces MLTGEIRNKVDRLWTDLWAGGIANPLTAIEQLTYLMFIRSLDEKEREAERAEAAGGRPEPRRFPPTEEGQSMRWSRFKTMDPQRMFDIVGTKVFPFIKTLNGDNATAFARYMQDAVFLIPTPHVLHKIVAGLDELYEHDVRELDMQGDVYEYMLGKLATAGRNGQFRTPKHIRDLMVRLIAPTPGETICDPACGTAGFLVSAAEYVRANCGPSMTAEQRAHAAGEMFTGFDTDRTMLRLSAMNLMLHAITRPNIDYADSVSKRNDLSDAFDIVLANPPFTGTVDGDAIHDALKSVCDTKKTELLFVALSLRMLRKGGRCACIVPEGVLFGASKAHRALRRELVDNHRLQAVIAMPSGVFKPYAGVSTAILLFTKTGEGGTDRVWFYDMKSDGYSLDDKRTPIDAGDLPDIEARFRKLEAEALRRRTEQSFFVEKAEIAANDYDLSIRRYKEVVQGKADFEPPEVILDRLERMNADIAAKTERLRGLLRE; this is translated from the coding sequence ATGCTGACGGGAGAAATTCGCAACAAAGTCGACCGCCTCTGGACGGATCTGTGGGCGGGCGGCATCGCCAACCCGTTGACGGCGATCGAGCAGCTGACGTATTTGATGTTTATCCGATCGCTGGACGAGAAGGAGCGGGAGGCCGAACGCGCCGAAGCGGCCGGCGGCCGGCCGGAGCCGAGGCGGTTTCCGCCCACGGAGGAAGGCCAGTCCATGCGGTGGAGCCGCTTCAAGACGATGGACCCGCAGCGGATGTTCGACATCGTCGGGACGAAGGTGTTCCCGTTCATCAAAACGCTGAACGGAGACAACGCGACGGCGTTCGCCCGGTACATGCAGGATGCCGTCTTCTTGATCCCGACCCCGCATGTGCTGCACAAAATCGTCGCCGGCTTGGACGAGCTGTACGAGCATGACGTTCGGGAGCTGGACATGCAGGGCGACGTGTACGAGTATATGCTCGGGAAGCTGGCGACGGCCGGGCGGAACGGCCAATTCCGCACGCCGAAGCATATTCGTGATTTGATGGTGCGCTTGATCGCGCCGACGCCGGGCGAAACCATCTGCGACCCGGCCTGCGGGACGGCGGGCTTCCTCGTTTCCGCGGCCGAATACGTCCGGGCGAACTGCGGGCCGAGCATGACGGCCGAGCAGCGGGCGCATGCCGCGGGGGAGATGTTCACCGGATTCGACACGGACCGGACGATGCTGCGCCTGTCGGCGATGAACTTGATGCTGCACGCGATCACGCGGCCGAACATCGATTACGCGGACAGCGTATCGAAGCGGAACGATCTCTCCGACGCGTTCGATATCGTCCTGGCGAATCCGCCGTTCACGGGGACGGTCGACGGCGACGCCATCCACGACGCCCTGAAGTCCGTGTGCGACACGAAGAAAACGGAGCTGCTGTTCGTGGCGCTCTCCCTCCGCATGCTCCGGAAGGGCGGGCGCTGCGCCTGCATCGTGCCGGAGGGCGTCTTGTTCGGCGCGTCGAAGGCGCACAGAGCGCTCCGGCGGGAGCTCGTCGACAACCACCGCCTGCAGGCGGTCATCGCGATGCCGAGCGGCGTGTTCAAGCCGTACGCGGGCGTGAGCACGGCGATTCTGCTGTTTACGAAAACGGGCGAAGGCGGCACGGACCGCGTTTGGTTTTACGATATGAAATCGGACGGGTACTCGCTGGACGACAAACGGACGCCAATCGACGCCGGCGATCTCCCCGACATCGAAGCGCGCTTCCGCAAGCTCGAAGCCGAAGCGCTTCGGCGGCGGACGGAGCAAAGCTTCTTCGTCGAGAAGGCCGAGATCGCCGCGAACGATTACGATTTGTCGATACGGCGGTACAAAGAGGTCGTTCAGGGGAAGGCAGACTTCGAACCGCCCGAGGTCATTCTCGACCGTCTGGAACGCATGAACGCCGACATCGCCGCGAAGACCGAGAGGCTGAGGGGGCTCCTCCGTGAGTAG
- a CDS encoding restriction endonuclease subunit S yields the protein MSSRVTARLGDAAIIRTGKLDAGASSAEGRYPFFTCSRETLKIDTYSYDCECVLVGGNGELHVKYYDGKFDAYQRTYIIESIDKEVLHVPYLYHFLNHYVEALRSRSVGGVVKYIKLGHLTEAAVPLPPTDEQRRIAEVMREAAELAELRRRQLNELELLARSAFHDLFGDPAVNEKGWDAARFGDVLAAKAQNGFFAKTDAYAEDGNAEIVWINDFLDRRACELGKLRRVKADPAQIAKFQAAYGDLLFCRSSLTEAGVGKCAYVPRDVRPNTMFECHIIRTRLDLRRVHPVFMQAQTMTDGFRRQIAAKAKRSTMTTIGQDGIVGCRIVVPPLELQRRFADIAADIDAQREAVRQALDATQRLYDSLANRYFGRGA from the coding sequence GTGAGTAGCCGGGTAACGGCGCGTCTCGGCGACGCAGCGATCATCCGAACCGGGAAGCTCGACGCAGGCGCAAGCTCGGCGGAGGGGCGGTATCCGTTCTTCACCTGCTCGAGGGAAACCTTGAAAATCGATACCTATAGCTACGACTGCGAGTGCGTCCTCGTCGGGGGCAACGGGGAGCTGCACGTGAAATATTACGACGGCAAGTTCGATGCCTACCAGCGAACTTACATTATCGAATCGATCGATAAAGAAGTTCTGCACGTGCCTTACCTGTACCATTTCTTGAACCATTACGTGGAAGCGCTGCGCAGCCGATCGGTCGGCGGGGTCGTCAAATATATCAAGCTCGGCCATTTGACGGAAGCGGCCGTTCCGCTGCCGCCGACCGACGAGCAGCGCCGCATCGCAGAGGTTATGCGCGAGGCGGCCGAGCTGGCGGAGCTGCGCCGGCGGCAGCTGAACGAGCTGGAGCTGCTCGCGCGGTCGGCGTTTCACGACCTGTTCGGCGATCCCGCCGTCAATGAGAAAGGATGGGACGCCGCTCGGTTCGGCGACGTGCTCGCGGCGAAGGCGCAGAACGGCTTCTTCGCCAAAACCGACGCCTACGCCGAGGACGGCAACGCCGAAATCGTGTGGATCAACGACTTCCTCGACCGCCGCGCCTGCGAACTCGGCAAGCTGCGGCGGGTCAAGGCCGATCCCGCGCAAATCGCCAAGTTTCAAGCGGCTTACGGGGATTTGCTGTTCTGCAGGTCGTCGCTCACCGAAGCCGGCGTCGGGAAATGCGCCTATGTGCCGCGGGACGTGAGGCCGAACACGATGTTCGAATGCCATATCATCCGGACGAGGCTGGACTTGCGCCGAGTGCATCCGGTATTTATGCAGGCGCAGACGATGACCGACGGGTTCAGGAGGCAGATAGCGGCGAAGGCGAAACGATCGACGATGACGACGATCGGACAGGACGGCATCGTCGGCTGCCGGATCGTCGTCCCGCCGCTCGAGCTGCAGCGCCGGTTCGCGGACATCGCCGCGGACATCGATGCGCAGCGGGAGGCGGTCCGCCAGGCGCTTGACGCGACGCAGCGGCTGTACGACAGCCTCGCAAACCGGTATTTCGGGCGGGGCGCATAG